The proteins below come from a single Microcoleus sp. FACHB-68 genomic window:
- a CDS encoding Uma2 family endonuclease, whose product MIANQESFYISHQNYLNGEEISPIRHEYIRGEIWAMAGGTQAHNTIALNLASLLRNQVRGTGCRAFVENMKVFVETADVYYYPDVTVTCDERDRNASDSFIRYPTLVVEVLSEKTEAFDRGDKFADYRQIETLQEYVLINQNRQRVERFRRNAEGRWELYIYEKGEEVYLASVDFSMPVAAFYEDVPV is encoded by the coding sequence ATGATTGCAAACCAAGAAAGTTTTTATATCTCCCACCAAAACTATTTAAATGGAGAAGAAATCAGTCCCATTCGACACGAGTATATCCGGGGGGAAATTTGGGCAATGGCGGGAGGAACCCAAGCGCACAATACCATTGCTCTCAACTTAGCAAGCTTGCTGAGAAACCAGGTTCGGGGAACCGGCTGCCGTGCCTTCGTAGAGAATATGAAAGTATTTGTTGAAACTGCCGATGTCTATTACTACCCCGACGTGACAGTGACTTGTGACGAACGGGATCGAAATGCTTCAGACTCCTTCATTCGCTACCCTACTTTAGTTGTGGAGGTTTTATCCGAGAAAACAGAAGCATTTGATCGCGGTGATAAGTTTGCTGACTATCGCCAAATTGAAACCTTACAAGAATATGTTTTGATCAACCAAAACAGGCAACGAGTAGAGCGTTTCCGCCGCAATGCCGAGGGAAGATGGGAACTGTACATTTATGAGAAAGGCGAAGAAGTTTATTTAGCGAGTGTGGATTTTTCTATGCCGGTTGCTGCCTTCTATGAAGATGTGCCGGTGTAG